The Marivirga tractuosa DSM 4126 genome contains the following window.
AAAAATCAATTATGGCAGTATGATCTTCTATCATTAGGTACGTTTAATCAATCTAATAAGGAGGTAAATCAGTACGAAGTAAAACACTTCATTGGCATTTATAAAAATCAGTTAATTACACAATTAAGTAATGCCACTTTTCTTTTTTTAAACGTAAATAGTGGTGAACAGGTACAAATTGTTCACTTAAATAAAGATTATCCTTTGCCACAAGGTATTTTTTATAATGACAACCATTCTGCACACATTTTTGATAATAAGCTTGTTTGGTTGAGCAATCAAAGACTCCTTCAGATCAACTTTGAAACTTATGAAGTGAAAATTATCAAAGATTACTTTAAGGAAGATCGTGAGCATCAGATTCGCTTTATGAGTAATAGCCTATATAATGGACATATTTATTTTGTAGCTGACAAAGGCTGGCAATATGTGACGCCTACTCATGTAGGTGTAATGGAAGTGGCAACAGGCCAAATAATATGGAGCCAGCAACTTGAAGATACAGGTGGTTTATCAGAAGCCCCACAAGCTACAGATGATAGACTTTACATAAGGACTAATAAAGGAGTACTTCACATTTTTGAAAAAGAATCTGAATGAAAAAGGAAACCTCTAAAAGCCGCTATTTCTTTAACTTGGCTTACACATTTTTTGGAGGGGTAATGTTTGCCTTTGTGTTAGGTAGTACCATTTGGAGTATAATCCAAAGAGAAAAGGATCAAGATAATACTATCGATTACATAGAAGATTTTAAAATTGATTTTGGTGACAGAAATGTTATGGGCAAATCCTACCAAGATGTGATTCGTTATCGGTTGAGATTTTCAAATGATAAATCCTGGGGCAGTACAGTAATTAGAAGAAGAACACAGGACTGGGAAACTGCTAAGGTAAAGTTCTATAATGTCTTAGAAATAGATACTACTAAACTTTTAGAAAGAATCCCTTTTGAGTTGGATGATTCTTATTTTAAGGATATTTCTAATAAAGGGATTATAGGTGTTTGGGAAGAAAAAAAAGGATGGCAACTGCTTAAAATAGGAGATGAATACCTTGTTAATGGCAGTACCTCATCAATAGGTACTTTTCTATTATATGCTGTATTTGTTTTGTTCGTTTTATTAGGGATATTCTTTATGCTTAGTCCCATAGCCTTATTATTAATTGATACCAAAGGTCTTAAAACCTTTGATAATTTGTCTTATCAATCAAATAAATGGGATGGAATAAAGTATATATTAAATGGGTTCAAAAACCCTGATGATGAGAAAGATCAGAATAGGAATTAATAATTTCATGTAAAAAATAAGAAAAGCACCCAATTTCTTGCGTACTGCATAAGCCTATTTCTGAACCTTCAAATCAAAGGTAATGCTGCCCCCAGTTCCCGCCATGCTCTGCATGGTAACTTATATAAAGATTGTATTATCAAGATATTCAAGCTACAATACAGAGCATGGCAGGATAAGGGGGTACTTTCAAGCCATTCTTAGGCTATTTTACCTATCATGTAAGAGATGAAAGTGATCAGTGTAATGACGATAGAAATAAACAGTATAGGGATACTGATAGGGTTATTACGTTCCTTTTTGAGTGTGAAGTCTATCGTTTTTCTAACAAGCAGAAGGAATATTTTTTGAAGTATAAATGGAAGCCCAATAATTGATGCATATAAGATTACCGCAGCAAAAATCAATGCACCAGCTAAAGAAGTTGAATAGAGGGTTATGACCTCTTGAAGTTCTTGTTGAGTGACCACTTTGCCAAGAGCAGTAAAAACAAATAGTACGGAAGCAATGATACCAGCCAGGACTAAGGCAGTCCATTTTGCAGTACGAAACAGCATTTTTACCATATCTTGTGCCCTTCTTACGAACTCTTGACTAGGAATAAGCACAAGTCCACAAAAGGCAATAGTAGCAAACCATGCAAAGGAAAGTTGTTGTATATCTTTATCATTTTCTCCCCACCACTGTAGAAGGAGACTAGCGAGAGCCATTAAAAAAATGCTAAAACCAAAAACCACTGGTTTTAAAGTTTTGATTAGTTGGTCGTTTGGACTGATCAAGGGATGATTGACAAAAGTGCAAATACCTTGTGTTCATCCAATCTAATGCTTTTTTGAGGAACCCTTTAGAGTAAATGGCTATACCAATAAGGACAGAGAAAAGAGTAAATATTATTCCCAAGAGTTCCATGTTGTTTTTGGTTTACACATTAAAAGAATCCCGACCTTACTGTCTTGTTCTTACATCATTTAAGTATATTAAACTAAAAAAAAGCACGCGATTTCTCGCGTGCTAAGTATGCTTATTTCTGAACCTTCAAATCAAAGGTAATGCTGCCGCCAGACCCCGATACAATATCAGTAATCTTAATAACCCCTTTTTTACCTGCTGCGTTTTCAAATAAAACGATTCTTGGTAAACCATCAGTCGGAAAGCTTTCATCATCCGCTTCAATAGTTAAGTCTCTGAGTGCGGAATCATCCGTCATAGTATCAAATGTTTCCACTGAAAAATCAATGGAACTCGATTCCATATAGTTGATCACTTCAGTGTTAGTGGCATTTGGAATTTCTGTTAAGCCCCAGCCGCTTGCGTCTATTGGGGTCTCGAAAAACCTTAAACCGGAAATTCCCACAAAAACAATGTCAATGTTAGCACCATTTTCAGCTGTTATTTCTCCACTTTTAATGATTTCACCCAAGGCGGTTGAAAAGACGGAACCCATGGTAGATTCCTGATCGCGACCCCCTAAAGTAATGTTTTCGTAAGTAGTGATCTCATTAGTGCTTAAAGTAAAGTTTTTGGAGAGGGTTTCGGTAGCCGTGCCATTCGAAACCTCCAACTCCACAGTAAAATTACCATTTTGAGTATAATTTACTGTACCCGGATTCTCATCTGTTGAATTTTCCGGATCACCACCAGAAAATGTCCAATTGTATTCATTAGCTCCAATGGAATTATTGGTAATGCTTAACTCAGCAGGTGCTTTATCACTGCTTAAAGAGAAATTGAAATCAGCTACTAATTGTTCTTCTAAACTGAAAGTTTTTGAAATAATTTTGGTTTCTGTTCCGTCCGAAACCTCCAGATCAATACTATAATCTCCTTTTTCAGCATAATAAATTATGGAAGGGTTTTCTTCTGTTGAACTAGAAGGATTTCCACCAGAAAATGTCCAACTATATGAACTGGCAGCTTTTGAATTATT
Protein-coding sequences here:
- a CDS encoding PKD domain-containing protein is translated as MLKNTIKLFLMGTAIIFAACTEDPDTNPKEELVVDFEISVNQDTAPAEVSITNKTTGATAYNWSFAGGNPENSTEENPATIKYTEAGDFSISLEASNEADQETVTKSFSLNEQLMADFEISLSSESAPTEVTITNNSKAASSYSWTFSGGNPSSSTEENPSIIYYAEKGDYSIDLEVSDGTETKIISKTFSLEEQLVADFNFSLSSDKAPAELSITNNSIGANEYNWTFSGGDPENSTDENPGTVNYTQNGNFTVELEVSNGTATETLSKNFTLSTNEITTYENITLGGRDQESTMGSVFSTALGEIIKSGEITAENGANIDIVFVGISGLRFFETPIDASGWGLTEIPNATNTEVINYMESSSIDFSVETFDTMTDDSALRDLTIEADDESFPTDGLPRIVLFENAAGKKGVIKITDIVSGSGGSITFDLKVQK